The window CttaaaaagagagcagagaaagtGAAGCAGTGTTTGGTGTCTGGCACTGAAATTCCTTGATGACAACACATGGGTGCTGACAGATCGAACAGAAATAATGACCCTCTGCTCGGCTCTTTCATCTAGTTTAAATGGAAAGCTGACATTTCAAAGTAGATAAAATAGTTACGGATAGATTCCAGTTGGCTTCTGAAAAAACGGGGTGTTTGACGTCTCGGTTCAGAGGCTCCTTGATGAGCCTTTGGCCAGCAAGACATTTTCCGACTTCAGCCCTGTGCTCTGGGCACAGAGCTGAGAGCACTTGAAAGGAGGCAGCACCAGACTGAAGTGAAGCTTTTGTGATTTATTCAGAGACTGCTGGTCTCTCTCTGTGAATCTCATCCAAATAGCTTTTGAATTCATTGGCCAATTTCAACCAAATTTGGTGGTGACCTCCAAAGCTGAATTCCTTACCAGTTTCTTTCATACAAGTCCATGGCTGCTTACAGGAGAGAAAACCTTCTTAGTGCTGTTCctgaggagaggcagcaggTAAGGACTGCATCTCGTTTGGCTTCAGAAAATCCTTGTTGGAGTAATGCCTTAAACACACATCCACTGTGTCAAAAACCAGCGAACCTCCAAATGCAAGTAGATAAGAAACCAAATTTAATGAGCTTTGGTGCAGAGACTCTTTATTAACTTTTTCTAATCCTCAGGGCTCACATGGGCACATCTTACAGAGTTCATCAAGATTTAGTCATCAAACTGACTATGCACAATGTACTTTCCCTTCTGCACAGCACTTTTCACTGAAGCATCTGACGGCTACTGACATCCGGTCAGGAAAAGCCAGATTTGGACACACTATGAAGACGCGGTCATTGAGTATGCTTTGAAATGGTGCAGTGCAGAGGAGGAAGTACCTAAAGAAAGAAGTTCAAAGTAAAAGGGCCTGGCAGGTACTGAATTAAAAAGTTTTTGTGGAAATCAGAGGGTGGACGGAAAAGAATGAACTTGAGCATGATCAAATCCTTTTCTAAAACAAGCATATCGGAAATCAGGTGCTAAAGCAAAGGATGGatgttcagaaagaaaatggggtGTGTTTGTGTCAACACAGCTGAAGGAGAACATGATGCCTCCAAGAAAGGAGTAACACTTGTGGTTTGGTTCCCCTTGCTTGCTCTGGATGGCAATAAAAGCAGCCCTAAAAGGCAATCATAGGAAGTGATTTATAAGACAGCTCCTTGGACAGAATTAGAAGACAGCTGGAAATGTCTTCTCCGATCTAGTGGCTTAATTATCAACAGGTCTGGAGCATGTTCCCAGTGAGTTGGGCTCTCTCTGGTATCAAATGTCCAGTTGGGGACGGCACGTTCCAGACCTTTGGCGTTGTGCAGTTGGAGAACTACgaagaagggaaaagggagacTCATGTTCATGCAGGATTTACCCCTTTGAGATAAGCAAATGTTTAGCcctccaacaacaaaaagcaataaTGTGTTGTAGGCGCGTGTCAAAGCTGGCTAGCTGAAGAACTTGCAGTGCAGGTTGCCCTTGTATTTTACAGGGGACGAAAGGCTTTTGCCCAGTGTGTTGTGTTGCAGCGAGGTCTTAGCCTGGTGATGACTGGGTGGTTGATGTGAACCTTGAGTTGGTGGCACCAGGTGGCCggcagcaggggctgggctgTCTGGGTAGCTGCCTAAGTCTCTGATTGTGGGAGGTACGTGAGGAGTTGGGGTAGCTAGGATCCAGCTGTACAGTCCACCAAACCTCACTATGCAAGACAGGGGTGAGACCATCTCCTGCCACCTCTCCAAGGTCTCTGTTAAGTTACCCATAGCTTTTACTTAAATACATCTTTGGTGTTTGGCTCATAATGTAATCATTCCTGCCTTAGCCTGACAGAGATGATCATTTTATATATCATTTTCTATGACATTTCACGGTAGATAGAACATGGAGCCCAGTCCTGTGTAGGCATCTCTAACAGTCATTTAAAGTTAAGTCTTGAAAGCAGAGGAGGACAGTCTCTGCCCCACAGAGCTCACTAGCGAGAAATAACAACTAGAGTAAATGTGCAGCCCATAAAATCAACCACACCTtgtccttcccctccttcacGTCTGTGTATGTATAGCACTCCCCTTTTTATTcccttctgctttattttcagcaCCCTCTGCAATGAGGGGCTCCTTCCCAGTTCATGTCCAGTATGCCATCGCCAGAGACTATAACGCTGTCCAGACACTGGCCATAACCCTGCCTGCATGCAGTGAGCAGCTCTTCTCTTGGGTGCACTCTGATGCCAGAGGGacctctcttttccctccctgggGCTTTGTGCTGACATGCAGCATACCTCTCAAACAGCCAGCTCCAGTATCTATGGGCTCAGCAGGTAGGTCAGGCTCTTAGGATAAGGAGGTATCCAGCAGTCAGCAAATCTCATTCTTTAATAATCTCACAAGAAATTAGTCTCAGGATTTCTAAAGCATCTTTGACTGAAGTTGTTCTCTGGCAAGCTGTAGCTTATTTTCTACTGAAATTGCATTCAAGGTTGCTTTTTCTTGGAGTTACTGCACAGCTGCAAGGCTTGGTCTGCTGTTCTGTAACGCTTAGCAGCAGTCCATTTTACCCGCTGATTTATGTCACCACTGGAATGTGCCCCCTTTGGAATCCGAGTCCTCGTGTGGGTTTAGTCCTTTGCTACTGGGAAGATTGCTGAGTGTTGAACTAATTGCTTTCCACCTAAGAAACGTTTTCTTCTCCAGGGCAGAACTCAAGGGCTGTCAAAATACTGAGGTAGCTGGTTCCCATCTCCAAAATGAGACGTGAGAGGTACAGCTTATGTGAACGTCAGTGGCTGGTGCACCTTCCCTATCATACCAGCGCTGCTGGCAAGCAACATGGCAAATGAGGGTATTGCTTTTAATTGAGTTTAGCATGGGTTTAGACAACTGGAGCATCAGGTGGCTTTTCTTAATGTTTACTTTCCTAGCGTAAAAGGTACTGGTGAAGCCCTGAAGAAAGCATGCCTTGTGTTCAGTCCTTCTGAGTTTCCAGGGATACACTAAGAAGCTTtcagcatttgtattttcaggAGCTTTACTGCAGGATGGACAAAATGACTTTCTGTAGAAAATCACATTAATCTGCAGATCAGCCAGGGGGAAAAAGGTGAGGACTCTCTGCACACTGCTGGACTGCAAGCTCTCGGATACAAGCTGGGCCACATAGCTCCCTGCCTTAGCTCTTGGTCCAAGAACAGCAGAAGGTCCTATGGAGGGAAAGGGATGATATGTGACAAGAATTTATAGCATGTTTATGCCTCAAGAGAAGGGAAGACACTTTGAGATGCTGGTCTTCAGTCATTTTGCCCACTTGTACTGTGTTTCTGACTGGAATACAAGAAGTTGTTGTAAAACAGCTTTTCCACACAACTCTTAAAGAAGTGACTGCAATTTTCAGAGGGAAAACCAGCAGCAGTTGAGACATTTGTCGAAGCTGGAAATAAAACTCAAATATCCGAGAGCTATGGTTCCTTCTCCGATTGCAGGAATGCTCTGCTGTGTGTTAAAAGTCTTCTGGAGACTACTCTGGGTTGGAGAGGAGGGAGGTAAGGATGAGTAGATGGGGCCTGTGGGTAGGAAGATGACAAGAACGGCAGGATTAGACATCTCTGTGGATGTGTTCTGTGGCAACAAGCAGAAATACGCTGAGTTCCCCAGTACCAGAGGGTGGAAATTTGGAAATCAAGTGGTAAATTCACATAATcattagggttggaaaagacctgtaagatcatcaagtccaaccatcaacccaacaccaccatgcccactaaaccatgtcccacaatgccacgtccacatgttccttgaacacctccagggatggtgactccaccacctccctgggcagcctgttccagtgcttcaccactctctcagtaaagaaattattcctaatatccaatctaaacctcccctggtgcaacttgaggccatttcctcttgtcctgtcactagtcacttgggagaagagaccaacacccacctctctacaaccccctttcaggtagttgtagagagtgatgaggtctcccctcagcctcctcttctccagatggaacaaccccagttccctcagccgctcctcatcagacttgtgctccagacccctcaccagcttcgtcgcccttctctggacacactccagcacctcaatgtccttcttgtagtgaggagcccaaaactgaacacaggattcaaggtgcagGTTACCAGGAAAAGAGctttgatttctgctttttttgatttttatctcCCTTCTTTCCAGAGGTGGGAGCACAGAGACAGGTCGGGCTCTGAAGTACGTTCTCCGCAAGGGATTCCCTGGTGGCAGAAACTCGAGTGTCCCTGAAGTCCTGATCATTATTTCAGACGGAAAGTCCCAGGGCAGCACCGCAATGTCTGCAATGCGGGTGAAGGAGAGACAAATCACGGTTTTTGCAGTGGGAATCAAATTTCCAAGGTAGGAAACTTTCCACAGAGTTAGAAATGGAGGCCCAGCGAGCCAAATGGCAAGTCTTAGCAAGTGAGGGCTGGTCTTGTGCTAGATATGagttttggaaagagaaaaagggaattCGTGGGGTAACACAGACACGGAGGAAACACTAATTTGTGGCTGGTGTAGAAGGAGGACCAGAGTTGGTGAAGGAAGCTCTTCCGCTGAGTAGAGCTACGCTACTGCCTGAGACTAAACACACCAGGATCTTGAAAACTGTTTGAAGGGTGTCATGCTTCTGCATCAGCTATTTGCTGCACAGGCTTTGTTTTGATACTCAATTCTTTAGGGATGACTAAGAGCCTTGTTACACAAGTGGTTGAACCCCACCTTGCTCGGCAGGTGGGAGGAGCTGCACGTGCTGGCTAGTGAGCCCACCGAGCAGCACGTGCTCTTTGCTGGAGATGCCGACGATGCTGCCAACGGCCTGTACAGCACCCTCGCTGGCTCTGTCTGCAGCACCACTGCTCCAGGTAACCTGTCCTAGCTCCTTCTTCATGCCCATGTTTTGAGCTTGGACCATGTCACAGACTGAGAAAGATGAGGCAGTGTCAGAAAGTGTACAGGGGAATTAGCAGGTGTTGCACTTTGAGATAACCTGTTTCTGGTGCCCAAACTGGATGGCGTGCTTGCCCGCTACCTCTCCAAATACCCGCAAGCTGCACGACCCTAAATCTTTCCGTGTCTCGGTTCACCTCTGAAAATGGGAATATTGGTCCTTGCTCATGCCGTGGGGGATAGAGGAATAAACACAGTTGTGTTAAATCTTCTAATGGACTTGGCTGTGTGTTAAGGGAAGGCACCCAGGGGCTTGCAAGAGATAGAAAATGCACAACTAGAGTGGTCCAGAGGTGGAAGAAAATCAAATACGTGAATGATGAAGGCACCAGGGAGGCTGAAAAGTTGTCACTGAACCCTGAACTCAGCAGAGCAAGTTTTATAGCAAAGCAAAGGAGGTTGAATAGTGAGCACCCTAGAAAGTGGGGTAGGCTGGTGAGCTTGTCGACAGAAAATTTGTCTTTTGGGGTCTTATGGAGGCTCTTCGAAGCACTGCCTGGTCTGCTGTTGGCAGGTAGATGAGGAAAACTAATCCATTTCAAAATGGTGCTGCACTCCCACACAGACTTTGTATTTTCAGGCAATTGATTCTAGTTTGCGTTTGTTCTTTGCTACAGGCTGCAAAGTTGAATCCCACCCTTGTGAACGCAGGACCCTGGAGACTGTGAAAGAGCTGGCTGGAAACTATGCGTGTTGGAAAGGCTCGAAGCAGCCGAACGCAGTGCGTGTGTCCCTGTGCCCTTTCTACAGGTAAGCTGGATGCCCACATCTCTAAAAGGGAGTAGGGCTGAGAGAACGTGAGAGATACAGTAATGAGACTTTTATCTGACCTTGACTTTTTATTGGGATGAAGATCCCTCAGAAGACTGATGCAAACATCGTCTCTAGTCCTGGGAAGAGGCTCTCCCTGCTCTGACCATTGGCTGATCTGAGAAGCAAAGGGTAAGAGGAGGAGCCTGAgacaaagaagcagaagatgatTAGCCCAAGAGAACTATAAATATTATAAATGGAATTGGGATTAGTTTCCTACCTGTTGAACCGAGACGCTTTGAAGTTTACATCTTTGTACCAACTCTGTGTTGCAGATGGTTTCTACGTTTGGCTCCCTGTGTTGGCACTAGTTCTGTTTTTGTCCACTCaggctttcttcttttcagagaagccccttttccttttcttgactGCCCTGGGGGGCTTGGAAAGGACTTGCCTATGGAGAGGCTCCAGTCACTGGCAGAAAATGCCCCCCAGTCATGGTGCGGCAGTGCCAGAACCGGGATGCACACAAAGAGCTGCATTGTCAGGTTGATGGCAGTGAGGTGCATGAGAGAAATGTCCTGTtgcccagggagaggagaatGGAGCTGAAAACCAATAAAACATGTCACGTCCTTCAAATAATATTGTCACTGCAGTTGGTACAGCaggagaaatgctttaaaaatgaggtGTGAAGGGAAAGGCAGCTTCATGCTCTCTTTGCTGATAAAAAGAGCTGAGTGAAAGTGGTGTTGTACAGAAATTGGTAAGGGggattgtttttcctttgaagaggTGCttcatgtggtttttttaaaccaggcAGTCAGATTAATGCTTGAAAATCACCCCAGATCTGGGCTGTGCATTGATGGCCTGCTACATAGATATACTGGGAGATGATTGTATGGACAATTTCAGACTTGTCCTAGTGGCTGTGAGCATTTACAGATACTTGTACCTCGGAGCCAATGTgggaaggcagagcagctcGTGGCTTGCTTGCGGCATCCCAGAAGTGATGGTTTTGGCCACAATTGCCGTgagttcaaggaacgtgtggacatggcattgtgggacatggtttagtgggcacggtggtgttggttgatggttagACTCGATGATCTTGCAGATCTTTTCCagccgtagtgattctgtgattctgagtttGAGCAGCCCTAATGTAGAGCACTGGAAGCTCAGTGGCATGATGAAGCTGCAGGTATTAGGGAAATAGAAAACTGATTAACAGGGATGCAGGTTTAAAGTGGAAATTATCTCATTGTCAGGAACCAACGTTAGCTGCCTTTTTACACGTGGCAAATATACACTCCTGCTCTagggtggggggtttttttcatatcaCCTTAGGGCACAGAAATGATGAAGTTGAAAAATCCCACTAGGAGACACAGCTGAGGACCGAGGATTTCTTCCCAGTCTAAACCTTGCTTGTCCACTAGTTGTTACAGCTGGATAAGTTAGTTACTAGAATTAATATTGAATAAGAAATTCTCACTGCtgtaaaattttcatttcattccaaTTTAGAGCAAAAATTTTAATGTCTCTTCTGtagcaactaaaaaaaaaatcatttggaGCTTTAAAAATAGATCCATAATCTTTAAATGTAAAACGTTAAAGTagaattcaaaaccaaaagaatagATTTGAtgaaattatgtttttttcttttgccactcCACTCAGAATGGACATTTTCGTTTGAAATACTTGTTTGGAAAAATTGCGTTTTCAAAGGAAGATttgttccatttaaaaaacGTTAAGGTCAACCTTGAAGATACCTTGTTAATCTTTAAATTCATAATAGGTTTTATTCTTCCTGTTTCAGATGGAAGAGAGTCTTGATAAAACACCCATCCAGATGCTTGCGAACTGTATGTCCAGGTAGGACttagccttttttaaaattttatttacaaagcAGGAAAGGTAATAactaaagaataaaaagatgGGTTTTTACTCTCACTTACAAAAATTTTGTTCTAAGTGAGAGACTGTGATCCTTAGGAAGAAGTTTATATTATGTCCCGCTTTTTTGTCTCATGGGTATCTATGACCAGAGTTCTTTTGGATTAAAATATCTCCTTGTCGTTTCTCCTTGCACTTGAGGAGTGCCCTCAATTAGCCCTCATCTGCTTGTGTTCCTGGGGCAGAGGCTTGCACTGCTTCCCAGCACCTGTGGGGAGTCCCTGCTCTCCAGCTAGGGGAGTATGCAGTGAGGTGCCTCCACTCATTCACTTGGTACCATGAACATCATCAGTTTAGCAGGGAACCTGGGGCTTGCTGATTGCCAGCCTGTTTTTGTGACTGTGGAAATAGCTGTGGTCCTTGAGTTCTGCCTTTAACTCCATCCTTTTGGTGGTTCAGATGACAgtggctttattttctttgtcagtATAACATTGTCCAAGCAGCAGGCCAGACTCTGGTCCCTTCATTGCTGGTGTCAATCTGGAAGGGCTGCGTGAACTTCAGCAATTCTGTATTTACACGAATGTAACTTCATCGGTGTTACTCCGAAGCAAGTGAAGTGAGGTCACAGTCTGGTTTGCTCTCTTCACCGCTGCCTTTTGCAGAGCCATCCCAAAATGAAATTGCCGTGGAGGTGAGTGAGGGTGCACATGGCCTTGCTCAAACTCCGCAGCAAGATGGAAGAATTTGACCCCTTTTCCACCAATGATGATGCTCACACTGGCACAGGATGGGAAGGGGCAGGCTCCCTGCTGACTCCCTGTTTTTCCGTTTCCTGATCCTGTTTAGACCCTTGTGACTCCCAGCCATGCCAGAACGGGGGCACGTGTGTCCCAGAGGGACTGGGCAAATACCACTGCCTCTGCCCAGTGGGGTACGGAGGAGACATCCACTGTGGTAGGTGTGAACCTGcgctctccctccttccttctcgGCTGTGTCCTGCCTTTGTGGTGCCCGCTGCATGGCCATAGGGACAACCGGGGTTGCGCTGCAGCCGTTGGGCTTTTCTCCGGGAGACAGGCTGAGTTTTCTCTCATGCTGGTTATGACTGTGTTAGGCTCAGTGACTGGGTCTTCCTGCTCAGAAACCTTGTGGATATGGAGAGCAGTAATACTGACAGTGTCACAGGTCTGGCTGCCTTTGTTTCTAAATGCAGGTGCCATGTGAGCAGCACAGAGAAACTGGGAGAGACGTTTAAGTATGTCTGTTGGTCCCCTCCCTGCACACATGGGCCCAGCAGGGACTCCTGGTTTTGGGGGTTCAATGTAAGAAACCCAAGAATGTCCTGatcttcagaaaatgctttttactTACTTCGCCCAGAATCAAGACTCCCACTTTAAAGTGTACGGATGAGGGTCTCGTACTTGgactctctcctttctccacatTATACTGAAACTCGGAGTGTTTTCCCCAGAGTACTAAGAGAGTGGAGTGGTCATTTCTAATTTGAAGTTTGCCATCCGAAAGTCCAGGAATCCCCTCAAACTCCCATAAATATTTCCTGTCTCTAAATATAAACTAAAATAAAGTGCACTCCTGGCACAGTTGTCCTCCAGCTCATGCCACGTCTAGCAAACCGTTTAGGTCCTTTCTCCACATCACAGGGCTTCCAGCAGACCCCAGCTGAGGTGCCCAGCATGCTTGTCTTTTTGCCCTGCATATGACAAATTGCTGTCTGCCTTTTCAGCACCAAAGCTGAGCCTCGAGTGCGGTGTGGATCTCCTTTTCCTGATGGACAGCTCGGCGGGGGTCACGCTGGAAGGGTTCCTGCGCTACAAAGCATTCCTCAAGAGGTTCCTCCAAGCAGTGATGGGCCGGGACTCGCCAATGAATGTAGGGGTGGCCCAGTACGATAACGATGTCAGGATACCCATTGAAGTGGGCCAACACAAGGATGCATTCAGTCTCATGAAGAGCATTGATGCTTTGAATTTCAGTGGAGGAGGAACCCTcacaggcagagccctgcagtaCATTGCACAGCACGGTTTTAGGAGCACCCCAGTCTTTGCAGATGTACAGGATGACCTCCCACGTGTGGTTGTCTTGCTCACTGACTCCAAGTCTCAGGATCCAGTGGCAGAAGCCGCTAAGTACGTGAGGGACCGAGATCTCTTCTTGATCGGTGTAGGCAGCAGCTCCGTGAGAGCAGAGCTGACCAAGGTGACTGGCAACCCAAAGCAGACAATTGTCTACTCGGACCCCCAGGACCTATTCAACAGGAtcccagagctgcagagaagaatcTGCAGTGTGGACAATCCTGAAGGTAAGACTGTGATACAGGTATTGTGGGATGAGTTTGTCAAACTGTGAGGAGGGCTTCTGAACTccactggggaggagggaaggacagAACGATGAATgtccttgttttgtttgtgtcaGTCACAGATCTAACCTTCCATCACTGCTTTTTATGATGGGTGTCTATCTATTAGTGTGAAAGGGTCATAGATGACCCTTCACAGTCAGTGACCAGCAGTGATGAATTTTGCCCATGatttccctccctgcttttttttgtccGAAAGGAGTACAgatataatttgaaaaatactgtatttgcaCTCCATTATCCAGGCTGCCAGGCACAGTCTCTTGATTTGGTGTTTGCGGTGGATGCCTCGGCTGGAGTTGGCCTGGAcaattttctgctgctgagggaCTTTGTCAGGAGCAGCTTTTTGCACTTCAGCATCAACCGGGATGTCACTCAAATTGCCCTTGTGGTCTACGGCAGCAAAGCTCACACTGCATTTGCTTTGGACACCCACACGAGCAATTCGGCTCTCCTCCAAGCCATCGACCAGGTGCCTTTCCTCGGGGACTCAGCCTCTGCTGGCAGCGCCTTGCTGCATATTTATGGTGACGTGATGACAGTGCAGAAGGGAGCAAGACCTGGCGTCAACAAGGC is drawn from Gavia stellata isolate bGavSte3 chromosome 9, bGavSte3.hap2, whole genome shotgun sequence and contains these coding sequences:
- the VWA2 gene encoding von Willebrand factor A domain-containing protein 2 — translated: MSLLSFESICIFLLPQVLPVLSIQEIHADQEMIGKISAASQLMQCSASLDVLFLLDGSYSIGKGSFERSKLFAGKLCDVLDIHPDRVRVGMIQFSSTPHLEFPLDLYLTKQEVKERVKRIVFRGGSTETGRALKYVLRKGFPGGRNSSVPEVLIIISDGKSQGSTAMSAMRVKERQITVFAVGIKFPRWEELHVLASEPTEQHVLFAGDADDAANGLYSTLAGSVCSTTAPGCKVESHPCERRTLETVKELAGNYACWKGSKQPNAVRVSLCPFYRWKRVLIKHPSRCLRTVCPDPCDSQPCQNGGTCVPEGLGKYHCLCPVGYGGDIHCAPKLSLECGVDLLFLMDSSAGVTLEGFLRYKAFLKRFLQAVMGRDSPMNVGVAQYDNDVRIPIEVGQHKDAFSLMKSIDALNFSGGGTLTGRALQYIAQHGFRSTPVFADVQDDLPRVVVLLTDSKSQDPVAEAAKYVRDRDLFLIGVGSSSVRAELTKVTGNPKQTIVYSDPQDLFNRIPELQRRICSVDNPEGCQAQSLDLVFAVDASAGVGLDNFLLLRDFVRSSFLHFSINRDVTQIALVVYGSKAHTAFALDTHTSNSALLQAIDQVPFLGDSASAGSALLHIYGDVMTVQKGARPGVNKAVVVLTNGGGMEDAAAPAQQLRDNGILVFVVVIGDAQRDTLLRVAGSPSYLLHISSYEDLRHYQDLIIERICEEAKTPVNLCKPNPCMNQGVCILGPGSYRCECHGWEGPHCESRVLRGDSPRSLVLPPHSGVQRSSSGLQHFSRALRHTARHVDQRH